A genomic region of Micromonospora sp. NBRC 110009 contains the following coding sequences:
- a CDS encoding FmdB family zinc ribbon protein, translating into MPRYEFRCRACGDTFEVNRPMAEAGQPASCPQGHADTVKLLSTVAVTGRGGAGPVGGGAAPAGGGCCGGGCGC; encoded by the coding sequence ATGCCCCGGTACGAGTTCCGCTGCCGCGCCTGCGGCGACACCTTCGAGGTCAACCGGCCGATGGCCGAGGCCGGCCAGCCGGCGTCCTGCCCCCAGGGTCACGCCGACACCGTCAAGCTGCTGTCGACCGTCGCGGTCACCGGCCGGGGCGGCGCCGGTCCGGTCGGCGGCGGTGCCGCGCCGGCCGGCGGGGGCTGCTGCGGCGGCGGCTGCGGCTGCTGA
- a CDS encoding glycoside hydrolase family 10 protein — MKATRLRAAGLAVALLGALVAGTPAAAAENDPTTDSSSTTCVTNPATPKRQFRAMWIASVTNIDWPTKASQTAPDQVAKQKAEYLAWLDLAQKLNHNAVVVQVRPTADAFWPSPYEPWSEYLTGVRGQDPGWDPLAFLVEESHKRNLEFHAWMNPYRVSMPAPSGAGADISKLAPNHPARQHPDWVFAYPPAGVAGSRLYYNPGIPEVREFVENAMLDAVQRYDVDAVHFDDYFYPYPSGTYQYPDDATFAQYNRGFTNKADWRRDNINLLVQEMNAKIKAEKPWVKFGVSPFGIWRNKSADPNGSDTTGSQSYDIISADTRKWVKEEWIDYIVPQLYWYIGQYPAADYARLVPWWAETVRGTNVQLYIGQADYKSGDPAYGSFWMNPHELSDHLTLNRSYPEVLGNVHFSAVQVKANRLGATDIYTAEHYSRPALVPTMSQLPAQPLLAPVVTGAQRQDDGVRLSWRQPADGKGPLGTATSYAIYRFDGTGLAERCDFADAAHLVGTVRGTDGDVQSWVDTTAAADARYTYYVSALDRSWNEGPVSPPRFVH; from the coding sequence ATGAAGGCAACTCGGCTCAGAGCCGCCGGGCTGGCCGTGGCGCTGCTCGGCGCGCTCGTCGCCGGCACCCCCGCGGCCGCCGCTGAGAACGACCCGACCACCGACTCCTCCTCGACCACCTGCGTCACCAACCCGGCCACGCCGAAACGGCAGTTCCGGGCCATGTGGATCGCCTCGGTGACGAACATCGACTGGCCCACCAAGGCCTCGCAGACCGCACCCGACCAGGTCGCCAAGCAGAAGGCGGAGTACCTGGCCTGGCTCGACCTGGCGCAGAAGCTGAACCACAACGCCGTCGTGGTCCAGGTCCGCCCCACCGCGGACGCGTTCTGGCCGTCCCCGTACGAGCCGTGGTCGGAGTACCTGACCGGGGTGCGCGGCCAGGACCCGGGCTGGGACCCGCTGGCCTTCCTCGTCGAGGAGTCGCACAAGCGGAACCTGGAGTTCCACGCCTGGATGAACCCGTACCGGGTCTCCATGCCGGCCCCCAGCGGCGCCGGCGCGGACATCTCGAAGCTGGCCCCGAACCACCCGGCCCGCCAGCACCCGGACTGGGTGTTCGCCTACCCGCCGGCCGGAGTCGCCGGCAGTCGGCTCTACTACAACCCCGGCATCCCCGAGGTCCGCGAGTTCGTCGAGAACGCGATGCTGGACGCGGTGCAGCGGTACGACGTCGACGCCGTCCACTTCGACGACTACTTCTACCCGTACCCGAGCGGCACCTACCAGTACCCGGACGACGCCACCTTCGCCCAGTACAACCGGGGCTTCACCAACAAGGCCGACTGGCGGCGGGACAACATCAACCTGCTCGTCCAGGAGATGAACGCCAAGATCAAGGCGGAAAAGCCGTGGGTGAAGTTCGGGGTCAGCCCGTTCGGCATCTGGCGCAACAAGTCGGCCGACCCGAACGGCTCGGACACCACCGGCTCGCAGTCGTACGACATCATCTCCGCCGACACCCGCAAGTGGGTCAAGGAGGAGTGGATCGACTACATCGTGCCGCAGCTCTACTGGTACATCGGCCAGTACCCGGCGGCCGACTACGCCCGGCTGGTGCCGTGGTGGGCGGAGACCGTGCGCGGCACCAACGTCCAGCTCTACATCGGCCAGGCCGACTACAAGAGCGGTGACCCGGCGTACGGGTCGTTCTGGATGAACCCGCACGAGCTGTCGGACCACCTGACGCTCAACCGGTCGTACCCGGAGGTGCTCGGCAACGTGCACTTCTCCGCGGTGCAGGTGAAGGCGAACCGGCTCGGCGCCACCGACATCTACACGGCGGAGCACTACTCCCGCCCGGCGCTCGTGCCGACCATGTCCCAGCTGCCGGCTCAGCCCCTGCTCGCCCCGGTGGTCACCGGCGCGCAGCGGCAGGACGACGGCGTGCGCCTGAGCTGGCGGCAGCCGGCCGACGGCAAGGGTCCGCTCGGCACCGCCACCTCGTACGCGATCTACCGGTTCGACGGCACCGGCCTCGCCGAGCGGTGCGACTTCGCCGACGCGGCCCACCTGGTCGGCACCGTCCGGGGCACGGACGGCGACGTCCAGTCCTGGGTGGACACCACCGCGGCGGCCGACGCGCGCTACACCTACTACGTGAGCGCGCTGGACCGGTCCTGGAACGAGGGCCCGGTCAGCCCGCCGCGCTTCGTGCACTGA
- a CDS encoding amino acid permease has protein sequence MSVLRTKPIKDVLAHSEADGSEDTGGRGGLRRRLGAFDLMGFGIGIVIGTGIFTLTGIEAKNTAGPGVVISFAIGGVVALLAALCYAELASSVPTAGSAYTYAYATMGEIVAWIIGWDLLLEFALGSAVVARGWSGYLAELLGLPSAWFAEEGSIVNLGAIAIVLILGAVGIVGIRESARVTNLLVLVKVAICVFVVVAGLFFVKAANLSPFIPAAEPAGGGEDGIRQPVTQAIFGLEPSVFGFAGVLTAAAVVFFAYTGFEAVANLGEETKQPRRDLPLGLLGTLGISTVLYIGVSLVVVGMVHYTDIDEGAPIASAFKAAGAGWAAILVSIAAIAGLTSVILVDLVAMGRIGFAIARDGLIPPSIAKVHPRWGTPYRISAIMTIGVALLAGLLPLSALADLVSIGALCAFVLVSVAVPILRRRRPDLERPFKVPFSPVVPIVSALACLYLMLNLSVETWIRFLAWMLLGGVIYFGYGHRRNRLARREQAAAPEPAATH, from the coding sequence GTGTCCGTGCTGCGGACCAAGCCGATCAAGGACGTGCTGGCGCACAGCGAGGCCGACGGCAGCGAGGACACCGGGGGCCGGGGCGGCCTGCGCCGCCGGCTCGGCGCGTTCGACCTGATGGGCTTCGGCATCGGCATCGTGATCGGCACCGGCATCTTCACCCTCACCGGCATCGAGGCGAAGAACACGGCCGGCCCCGGCGTGGTCATCTCGTTCGCCATCGGCGGCGTGGTCGCCCTGCTCGCCGCCCTCTGCTACGCCGAACTGGCCTCCAGCGTGCCGACCGCCGGCAGCGCCTACACCTACGCGTACGCCACGATGGGCGAGATCGTCGCCTGGATCATCGGCTGGGACCTGCTGCTGGAGTTCGCGCTCGGCTCGGCGGTGGTGGCCCGGGGCTGGTCCGGCTACCTCGCCGAACTCCTCGGCCTGCCCAGCGCCTGGTTCGCCGAGGAGGGCAGCATCGTCAACCTCGGCGCGATCGCCATCGTGCTGATCCTCGGCGCCGTCGGCATCGTCGGCATCCGGGAATCCGCCCGGGTGACCAACCTGCTGGTCCTGGTCAAGGTGGCCATCTGCGTCTTCGTCGTGGTCGCCGGGCTGTTCTTCGTGAAGGCCGCCAACCTCAGCCCGTTCATCCCGGCCGCCGAGCCGGCCGGCGGCGGCGAGGACGGCATCCGGCAGCCGGTCACCCAGGCCATCTTCGGGCTCGAACCGTCGGTCTTCGGCTTCGCCGGCGTGCTCACCGCCGCCGCGGTGGTGTTCTTCGCGTACACCGGTTTCGAGGCCGTGGCGAACCTCGGCGAGGAGACGAAGCAGCCCCGCCGCGACCTGCCGCTGGGCCTGCTCGGCACGCTGGGCATCTCGACGGTGCTGTACATCGGCGTCTCGCTGGTGGTGGTCGGCATGGTGCACTACACCGACATCGACGAGGGCGCCCCGATCGCGTCCGCCTTCAAGGCGGCCGGCGCCGGCTGGGCCGCCATCCTGGTCTCCATCGCCGCCATCGCCGGCCTGACCAGCGTCATCCTGGTCGACCTGGTGGCCATGGGCCGGATCGGTTTCGCCATCGCCCGGGACGGGCTGATCCCGCCGTCCATCGCCAAGGTGCACCCGCGCTGGGGCACGCCGTACCGGATCTCGGCGATCATGACGATCGGCGTGGCGCTGCTCGCCGGCCTCCTGCCGCTCTCGGCCCTCGCCGACCTGGTCAGCATCGGCGCGCTCTGCGCGTTCGTGCTGGTGTCCGTCGCGGTGCCGATCCTGCGCCGCCGCCGGCCGGACCTGGAGCGGCCGTTCAAGGTGCCGTTCTCGCCGGTGGTGCCGATCGTGTCGGCGCTGGCCTGCCTCTACCTGATGCTCAACCTGTCGGTGGAGACGTGGATCCGGTTCCTCGCCTGGATGCTCCTCGGCGGCGTCATCTACTTCGGCTACGGCCACCGGCGCAACCGGCTGGCCCGCCGCGAGCAGGCCGCCGCGCCCGAGCCCGCCGCCACCCACTGA
- a CDS encoding ATP-binding protein produces MSPRIHLPSGWVTFVFTDIEGSTRLAQLLGPGYRPVLREHRRLLRDTLADTDGAELLTEGDSFFLAFDDAAAAVSACLTAQRALASHDWPTAEAAPRVRMGLHTGYAEPRDGEYASPEVHRAARVAAAAHGGQVLCSGATARRAHPLPDGASLLDLGLHRLRGFDDRERLFQLVAPGLERSFPRPRTADVVAHNLPTQATSFVGREAERAELGRLVERYRLVTVLGAGGAGKTRLAVELASGIVEVYPDGAWFVDVAAVTDPGLVAFEIAAVLGLRPEPGRPMVDTLVEYAAARRMLVVLDTCDAQPAASGEVISRLLAGGRGVRVLATSRESFGLPGEVVWRIPPLSVDPGPDGGASDAVALLLDRTAAARGGRPPELTEQADLRRVVSRLDGLPLAIELAAARLRVLSAGQLAERLDDMLGTLDAGRVEPEPPPVEAGWSGNQQDTVDLMAAATGIAPPTPATRAVHRSASTRHLTMQATVTWSYRTLGARSARLLRWLSVFAGPVDLPTVQWLLDDDPLDPLSVLVDKSMVLAEPHASGSTYRMLDPIRAYAARRLVEAGEEQTARERHVAWSRHALDRAHLGEDGQPVTLSLYALDPLAGELRAALRWCATGGSARFGLRLAGGLDQWWRERGLAREGRLWLFRLYGRLAETGEEVPDAELAAAYHMHSLHAGADGEFGEELRYSQRAEAAARQAGDLGLLARVLAGRAAPLVDMGQFAEAERVCREVIDWAHAQDVVPDALHAVYNLAELLWRRGALDEAAELLGAARPVEAARPVERGRRSVDMLLGLVALVRGDLVAAHEHLLVALRSRMAHGYLGGACDTLNAIAVRCALGGHPVTAARLFGAAQATRASLRATPGIYGPYWLARQAELRRVLGDPAFDAAYGAGAELALEEAATLALGVEHPDLAADSPRFTAPTPAPRRSSAG; encoded by the coding sequence ATGTCGCCACGGATCCACCTCCCGAGCGGATGGGTGACCTTCGTGTTCACCGACATCGAGGGCTCGACGCGGCTGGCCCAGCTGCTCGGTCCGGGCTACCGCCCGGTGCTGCGGGAACACCGTCGGCTGCTGCGTGACACGTTGGCCGACACCGACGGGGCGGAACTGTTGACCGAGGGGGACTCGTTCTTCCTCGCGTTCGACGACGCGGCTGCCGCGGTGAGCGCCTGCCTGACCGCGCAGCGCGCGCTGGCCAGCCACGACTGGCCCACCGCGGAGGCCGCACCCCGGGTGCGGATGGGCCTGCACACCGGGTACGCCGAACCCCGCGACGGCGAGTACGCCAGCCCCGAGGTGCACCGGGCCGCCCGGGTGGCGGCGGCCGCCCACGGTGGACAGGTGCTCTGCTCGGGCGCCACCGCCCGGCGCGCCCACCCGCTGCCGGACGGAGCGTCCCTGTTGGACCTCGGGCTGCACCGGCTGCGCGGCTTCGACGACCGGGAACGGCTGTTCCAGCTGGTGGCGCCCGGGCTGGAGCGAAGCTTCCCGCGCCCGCGTACCGCGGACGTGGTGGCGCACAACCTGCCCACCCAGGCCACCTCGTTCGTCGGCCGGGAGGCGGAACGGGCCGAGCTGGGTCGGCTGGTCGAGAGGTACCGGCTGGTCACCGTGCTGGGCGCGGGCGGCGCCGGTAAGACGCGGCTGGCGGTGGAGCTGGCCTCGGGGATCGTCGAGGTCTACCCGGACGGGGCGTGGTTCGTCGACGTCGCCGCGGTGACCGACCCGGGCCTCGTGGCGTTCGAGATCGCCGCCGTGCTCGGCCTCCGTCCGGAGCCCGGCCGCCCGATGGTGGACACCCTGGTGGAGTACGCGGCCGCCCGCCGGATGCTGGTCGTGCTCGACACCTGCGACGCCCAGCCGGCGGCCTCGGGCGAGGTGATCTCCCGGTTGCTGGCCGGCGGCCGGGGTGTCCGGGTGCTCGCCACCAGCCGGGAGTCGTTCGGCCTGCCCGGCGAGGTGGTCTGGCGGATCCCGCCGCTCTCGGTGGACCCCGGCCCGGACGGCGGCGCGAGCGACGCGGTGGCCCTGCTGCTCGACCGCACCGCGGCGGCCCGGGGCGGCCGCCCGCCGGAGCTCACCGAGCAGGCCGACCTGCGGCGGGTGGTCAGCCGGCTGGACGGGCTGCCGCTCGCCATCGAGCTGGCCGCTGCCCGGTTGCGGGTGCTCTCGGCCGGTCAGCTCGCCGAGCGTCTCGACGACATGCTGGGCACCCTGGACGCCGGGCGGGTGGAGCCGGAGCCGCCGCCGGTGGAGGCCGGGTGGAGCGGCAACCAGCAGGACACGGTCGACCTGATGGCCGCCGCCACCGGCATCGCGCCGCCCACCCCGGCGACCCGGGCCGTGCACCGCTCGGCGAGCACGCGCCACCTGACCATGCAGGCCACCGTCACCTGGTCCTACCGGACGCTGGGGGCCCGTTCGGCGCGGCTGCTGCGCTGGCTGTCGGTCTTCGCCGGCCCGGTGGACCTGCCGACCGTGCAGTGGCTGCTCGACGACGACCCGCTCGACCCGCTCTCGGTGCTGGTGGACAAGTCGATGGTGCTGGCCGAGCCGCACGCCTCGGGCAGCACCTACCGGATGCTCGACCCGATCCGCGCGTACGCGGCCCGCCGGTTGGTCGAGGCCGGCGAGGAGCAGACCGCCCGGGAGCGGCACGTCGCCTGGTCCCGGCACGCCCTGGACCGCGCCCACCTGGGCGAGGACGGCCAGCCGGTCACCCTCTCCCTGTACGCGCTCGACCCGCTCGCCGGGGAGTTGCGGGCGGCGCTGCGCTGGTGCGCCACCGGCGGCAGCGCCCGCTTCGGGCTGCGGCTGGCCGGTGGGCTGGACCAGTGGTGGCGGGAGCGGGGGCTGGCCCGGGAGGGGCGGCTCTGGCTGTTCCGGCTCTACGGCCGGCTCGCCGAGACCGGCGAGGAGGTCCCGGATGCCGAGCTGGCGGCGGCGTACCACATGCACTCGCTGCACGCCGGCGCGGACGGCGAGTTCGGCGAGGAGCTGCGTTACTCGCAACGGGCCGAGGCGGCCGCCCGGCAGGCCGGCGACCTGGGCCTGCTGGCCCGGGTGCTGGCGGGCCGGGCCGCGCCGCTGGTCGACATGGGACAGTTCGCCGAGGCGGAGCGGGTCTGCCGGGAGGTGATCGACTGGGCGCACGCGCAGGACGTGGTGCCCGACGCGCTGCACGCCGTCTACAACCTGGCCGAGCTGCTCTGGCGCCGGGGCGCGCTGGACGAGGCGGCCGAGCTGCTGGGCGCGGCCCGGCCGGTGGAGGCGGCCCGCCCGGTGGAGCGGGGCCGGCGGTCGGTGGACATGCTGCTCGGCCTGGTGGCGCTGGTCCGGGGCGACCTGGTCGCCGCGCACGAGCACCTGCTGGTGGCGCTGCGCTCCCGGATGGCGCACGGCTACCTTGGGGGGGCGTGCGACACGTTGAACGCGATCGCGGTGCGCTGCGCGCTGGGCGGTCACCCGGTGACCGCGGCGCGGCTGTTCGGCGCGGCCCAGGCCACCCGGGCGAGCCTGCGCGCCACGCCGGGCATCTACGGGCCGTACTGGCTGGCCCGGCAGGCGGAGCTGCGCCGGGTGCTCGGCGACCCGGCGTTCGACGCGGCGTACGGCGCGGGCGCCGAGCTGGCCCTGGAGGAGGCGGCCACGCTGGCCCTCGGCGTGGAGCACCCCGACCTCGCGGCCGACTCCCCGCGCTTCACCGCCCCCACGCCGGCCCCACGCCGGTCCTCCGCCGGCTGA
- a CDS encoding lytic transglycosylase domain-containing protein codes for MAHGEERSTVRPLRPAAPPDGVAGTGPLPRPRRGTTPSPAETSGSAPKPAETGGTGAESGPTTPDAGATSGQPDTTATHGPKPAQTTDGATGPTPEQSPADATVTDGKAGPKPEQTTATDAVTGPQPEQSPADATVTDGKAGSAGPEQGGAAGGRRRRVPFAHAVRVPPRQLAVGAARATRAWSRRPSGRTALPGVFLLALVGATAAAGALLVPAAVRKPQPVAVDSTATAPVSGVPQGGPVPGPTDLGFPGATGVPVPTGTPGGALPTGPLPAGRPADALAGWAQQLSPKTGIPVVALQAYGYAEWVLGQTQRSCQLSWTTLAAIGYVESRHGSANNATLQPNGVSAPEILGDPLDGQGGRSRILDTDRGQLDHDTVYDRALGPMQFIPSTWQEVGADADDDGVKNPHDIDDAALAAGNYLCEGGRNMTIPGDWWGAILSYNDVRRYAQAVFDKADEYGRLSGT; via the coding sequence GTGGCGCACGGCGAGGAGCGATCGACGGTTCGACCCCTGCGACCGGCCGCGCCGCCCGACGGCGTCGCCGGCACCGGTCCGCTCCCACGGCCCCGGCGCGGCACGACTCCCAGCCCGGCGGAGACCAGCGGCTCGGCGCCGAAGCCGGCGGAGACCGGCGGGACCGGCGCGGAGTCGGGACCGACCACACCGGACGCCGGCGCGACAAGCGGGCAGCCCGACACCACCGCCACGCATGGCCCGAAGCCGGCGCAGACCACCGACGGCGCGACCGGACCGACGCCGGAGCAGTCCCCGGCGGACGCCACCGTGACGGACGGCAAGGCCGGCCCGAAGCCGGAGCAGACCACCGCGACCGACGCCGTGACCGGCCCGCAGCCGGAGCAGTCCCCGGCGGACGCCACCGTGACGGACGGGAAGGCCGGGTCCGCCGGGCCGGAGCAGGGCGGGGCGGCGGGCGGCCGGCGCCGGCGGGTGCCGTTCGCGCACGCGGTCCGGGTCCCGCCCCGGCAGCTCGCCGTCGGCGCGGCCCGGGCCACCCGGGCCTGGTCGCGCCGCCCCAGCGGGCGCACCGCCCTGCCCGGAGTATTCCTGCTCGCCCTGGTCGGGGCCACCGCGGCGGCGGGCGCGCTGCTGGTGCCGGCAGCCGTGCGCAAGCCGCAACCGGTGGCCGTCGACAGCACCGCGACCGCCCCGGTCAGCGGCGTGCCGCAGGGCGGCCCGGTGCCCGGGCCGACCGACCTGGGATTCCCCGGTGCCACCGGGGTCCCCGTGCCGACCGGGACGCCGGGTGGCGCGCTGCCGACCGGGCCGCTGCCGGCCGGTCGCCCGGCGGACGCGCTGGCCGGGTGGGCGCAGCAGCTCAGCCCGAAGACGGGCATCCCGGTGGTCGCCCTCCAAGCGTACGGCTACGCCGAGTGGGTGCTCGGCCAGACGCAACGGAGCTGCCAGCTCAGCTGGACCACGCTGGCCGCGATCGGATATGTCGAGTCCCGGCACGGGTCGGCCAACAACGCCACCCTCCAGCCGAACGGCGTCTCCGCACCGGAGATCCTCGGCGACCCGCTCGACGGTCAGGGCGGCCGTTCCCGCATCCTCGACACCGACCGGGGCCAGCTCGACCACGACACCGTCTACGACCGCGCGCTCGGGCCGATGCAGTTCATCCCGAGCACCTGGCAGGAGGTCGGCGCGGACGCCGACGACGACGGTGTCAAGAACCCGCACGACATCGACGACGCGGCGCTGGCCGCGGGCAACTACCTCTGCGAGGGTGGCCGGAACATGACCATCCCGGGCGACTGGTGGGGTGCCATCCTGTCGTACAACGACGTGCGCCGGTACGCGCAGGCCGTCTTCGACAAGGCCGACGAGTACGGGCGGCTGAGCGGTACGTGA
- a CDS encoding glycoside hydrolase family 43 protein, translating into MIDRRTRRLGAAALAAALLVAGCGSGPTPSSTPEDARVFTNPVVRSDAPDPQAIRVGETWYLFHTNSGGRNVPVLTSPDLVDWAEAGDALPELPGWADAGKTWAPEAIQLAPDRFVLYYTVADRASGRQCVGRAVAATPLGPYRDDSAGPLICQAELGGSIDASPYRDDDGSLWLLWKNDGNAIGVDTWLWSQRLSDDGLRLVGTPTKLLKQTEPWEGTLVEGPFFHRHDGRLYLFFAANAYDKATYAEGYAVCESPTGPCVKAAENPILKGNAAASGPGHASIVEQDGRTWLLYHAWPPGQEGSIEPGRQVWLDEVVWTDGKPVVKGPTAGPQPKP; encoded by the coding sequence ATGATCGACCGGAGGACCCGGCGACTCGGCGCGGCCGCCCTGGCCGCCGCGCTGCTCGTCGCTGGTTGCGGCAGCGGACCCACCCCATCGAGTACGCCGGAGGACGCGCGCGTGTTCACCAACCCGGTCGTCCGGAGCGACGCCCCCGACCCGCAGGCGATCCGGGTCGGCGAGACCTGGTACCTGTTCCACACCAACTCCGGCGGCCGCAACGTCCCGGTGCTCACCTCCCCCGACCTGGTCGACTGGGCCGAGGCCGGGGACGCTCTGCCGGAGCTGCCCGGCTGGGCGGACGCGGGAAAGACCTGGGCGCCGGAGGCCATCCAGCTCGCCCCGGACCGGTTCGTCCTCTACTACACGGTGGCCGACCGGGCCTCCGGCCGGCAGTGCGTGGGGCGGGCGGTGGCGGCCACCCCGCTGGGGCCGTACCGCGACGACTCGGCCGGGCCGCTGATCTGCCAGGCGGAGCTGGGCGGGTCGATCGACGCCAGCCCGTATCGGGACGACGACGGGAGCCTCTGGCTGCTCTGGAAGAACGACGGGAACGCGATCGGGGTGGACACCTGGCTCTGGTCGCAGCGGCTCAGCGACGACGGGCTGCGTCTGGTCGGCACCCCGACGAAGCTGCTGAAGCAGACCGAGCCCTGGGAGGGCACCCTGGTCGAGGGCCCCTTCTTCCACCGGCACGACGGAAGGCTCTACCTCTTCTTCGCCGCCAACGCCTATGACAAGGCAACCTACGCCGAGGGGTACGCGGTCTGCGAGAGCCCGACCGGGCCGTGCGTGAAGGCCGCGGAGAACCCGATCCTGAAGGGCAACGCCGCCGCCTCCGGCCCGGGCCACGCCTCCATCGTGGAGCAGGACGGCCGCACCTGGCTGCTCTACCACGCCTGGCCGCCCGGCCAGGAGGGCTCCATTGAACCCGGCCGCCAGGTCTGGCTCGACGAGGTCGTCTGGACCGACGGCAAGCCGGTCGTCAAGGGCCCGACCGCCGGCCCGCAACCCAAGCCCTGA
- a CDS encoding phospholipase — protein MSRRLATLLATGTLALLTVLGVSSPVAAAVSREQKLSVLSSWTQTSATSYNAWNAGRLNKAAWSEYAFDWSTDYCSSSPDNPLGFNFSLSCYRHDFGYRNYKAMGVFSANKSRLDSAFYEDLKRVCATYSSIVRPACYSLAWTYYQAVSVFGSVAAVQQADIDRAARMKAQAERAAARS, from the coding sequence GTGTCCAGACGTCTCGCCACCCTTCTCGCCACCGGCACGCTCGCCCTGCTCACCGTCCTCGGCGTCAGCTCACCCGTGGCGGCCGCCGTGAGCCGCGAGCAGAAGCTGAGCGTGCTGTCCAGCTGGACCCAGACCAGCGCGACGAGCTACAACGCCTGGAACGCCGGCCGGCTCAACAAGGCCGCCTGGTCCGAGTACGCCTTCGACTGGTCGACCGACTACTGCTCGTCCAGCCCCGACAACCCGCTCGGCTTCAACTTCAGCCTCTCCTGCTACCGGCACGACTTTGGCTACCGGAACTACAAGGCCATGGGCGTCTTCTCCGCCAACAAGTCCCGCCTCGACAGCGCCTTCTACGAGGACCTGAAGCGGGTCTGCGCCACCTACAGCTCGATCGTCCGGCCGGCCTGCTACAGCCTGGCCTGGACCTACTACCAGGCGGTCAGCGTCTTCGGCTCCGTGGCCGCCGTCCAGCAGGCCGACATCGACCGCGCCGCCCGGATGAAGGCGCAGGCCGAACGCGCCGCCGCCCGCTCCTGA
- a CDS encoding GNAT family N-acetyltransferase: MVREWDPRTASSADIASLLDTLNAVLAADLPQDPPWRENSMREYLSEVMPGERRISWVAQAEPAPDGTPGAVLGHVHVLLLGGIGVLEVLVHPSVRRGGLGRELVRLAARRVWGEGFQSIGVEVVGDTPAVAFYESLGFTREYVETRSVLDLGAVDWPALTEMASGVGAGYHLEFCPGGLPDDLLAAYARAKAEVRDVDDGELRPSSYDPQRLRDSLDTLHRRGMKPYIVLARHEQTGEVAGLTEVVVPAQHPTRADQYDTIVVRDHRGYGIDRAIKARMLLELRSAEPELAEVQTWNAQANEAMLKVNAELGYRPDRDWCEYSVDVAELVHRLDPHR; the protein is encoded by the coding sequence ATGGTGCGCGAGTGGGACCCCCGGACCGCGTCGTCCGCCGACATCGCGTCGCTGCTGGACACGCTGAACGCAGTGTTGGCGGCCGATCTGCCGCAGGATCCGCCCTGGCGGGAGAATTCCATGCGGGAATACCTCTCCGAGGTGATGCCGGGTGAGCGGCGGATCTCCTGGGTCGCCCAGGCCGAGCCGGCCCCGGACGGCACCCCGGGGGCCGTCCTGGGGCACGTGCACGTGCTGCTCCTCGGCGGCATCGGCGTGCTGGAGGTGCTGGTCCACCCGTCGGTCCGGCGCGGCGGCCTCGGCCGCGAGCTGGTGCGACTGGCCGCCCGCCGGGTCTGGGGCGAGGGCTTCCAGTCGATCGGCGTCGAGGTCGTCGGCGACACCCCGGCCGTGGCGTTCTACGAGTCGCTCGGCTTCACCCGGGAATACGTGGAGACCCGCAGCGTGCTCGACCTGGGCGCGGTCGACTGGCCGGCGCTGACCGAGATGGCCAGCGGGGTCGGCGCCGGCTACCACCTGGAGTTCTGCCCGGGCGGCCTGCCGGACGACCTGCTCGCGGCGTACGCGCGGGCCAAGGCCGAGGTGCGCGACGTGGACGACGGCGAGCTGCGCCCCAGCTCCTACGACCCGCAGCGGCTCCGGGACAGCCTCGACACCCTGCACCGCCGGGGTATGAAGCCCTACATCGTGCTCGCCCGGCACGAGCAGACCGGCGAGGTGGCCGGGCTGACCGAGGTGGTGGTGCCGGCGCAGCACCCGACCCGGGCCGACCAGTACGACACCATCGTGGTCCGGGACCACCGCGGCTACGGCATCGACCGGGCCATCAAGGCGCGGATGCTGCTGGAGCTGCGCTCGGCCGAACCGGAGCTGGCCGAGGTGCAGACCTGGAACGCGCAGGCCAACGAGGCGATGCTGAAGGTCAACGCGGAGCTGGGCTACCGCCCGGACCGGGACTGGTGCGAATACAGCGTGGACGTCGCGGAGCTGGTGCACCGCCTCGACCCCCATCGCTGA